A part of Liolophura sinensis isolate JHLJ2023 chromosome 1, CUHK_Ljap_v2, whole genome shotgun sequence genomic DNA contains:
- the LOC135462180 gene encoding uncharacterized protein LOC135462180 produces the protein MNEDDEDSFGIARSNDTSGRKPRDYMNQPRRKIVPIESLIKGEKYKKSPNKLDRKIKRVKNRQDSAEDVIYMAEEVPTGSTQPPPGMPPGPTICLPLHTYRRMISAEIAAEGRFMQEYYAHSMQCLMNEKDAALRTQIFWQDRAKKTEQECEFFADEAVICGPSTNIFVLRFCR, from the exons ATGAACGAGGACGACGAGGACAGTTTTGGAATAG CCAGATCAAATGACACATCGGGCAGAAAACCCAGAGACTACATGAACCAACCGAGGAGAAAAATCGTGCCGATAGAAAGTTTGATCAAAGGTGAAAAGTACAAGAAATCGCCAAATAAGCTGGATCGAAAAATAAAGCGAGTGAAAAACAGGCAAGATTCTGCAGAGGACGTGATTTATATGGCTGAAGAGGTACCCACGGGTAGCACCCAGCCCCCGCCCGGTATGCCTCCGGGTCCTACCATTTGCCTTCCCCTCCATACTTACAG GAGAATGATATCGGCCGAGATCGCGGCAGAAGGGAGGTTCATGCAGGAATACTACGCTCATTCAATGCAATGTCTGATGAACGAAAAGGACGCTGCTCTACGCACCCAGATTTTCTGGCAAG ATCGGGCAAAAAAAACGGAACAAGAATGTGAGTTCTTTGCTGACGAGGCCGTCATCTGCGGACCATCAACGAACATCTTCGTACTGAG ATTCTGTCGTTGA